In Papaver somniferum cultivar HN1 chromosome 9, ASM357369v1, whole genome shotgun sequence, the genomic stretch TAACATAAGAAAATTTGGATGGACATAACTTCTTCAACTTCCTTTGATGAGTAAAAGTATAAGTATTGAAAAGCAATTGTGTATCGCTTGAATGTCATATTGCCAGGGTCTTCCAAGTAAAAGATGAGAAGAAGACATATCAATAACATCACACAACACGGAGTCTTCATATCCAGGGAAAGAGAAATCAACGACACACTGGTGAGAAATCCGTTGAGTAGAAGAACCATTAACCCAACCAACTGAGTAAAGATGTGGATGTGGAGTAACTGATAAACCAAGTTTTTCAACCACATGAGCAACGACataattttccacacttccactATCAATGATCATATCACAGACTTTTCCACCAATGATACACTTAGCTCGAAAAATACTGTGTCTTTGAGAAAGACAAGGTTGATTGAGTAAAAGTGGACGAATAATACCAACCAAATGTTCACCATAAGCATCATGAATTTCCGTAGGTTCACCTGTATCTAATTCATTATCCCAATCCTCATTATCCTGAGAATCATCATTATGCTTAGCATCTCCAATAAAACCATTAAATTTACAACAATCAGCAGAAGTATGTTCAGTTGGTTGACATCTATTACACTTTTCTCCACGAAATTTAGAATAAATATTGGTTAGTTTGGAAAGAGGAGGAAACTGTTGTAGATGTCGATTTGAAAAACGAATAGGTGTAGACTTGGGTAGAGTTTGTTGAACAGGAGAAATCTCAACAGGATGTTGCAGAATAGGTGAAGAGTTTGCAGGTAAAGGTGTTTGAGAGTATGAGAAATTAACTGGAAATGAGGGTAATGCTGAGATGGAGAATTACCTTATTCATAAAAACTATTATTTTGAACAGAAGGAGCATAAGTATCATGATAGGAGTTACCTGAAAATTGTTGTGGTTTATAGTTGGAACTATAACGATTCTGACGAGGTGGAGGAAGTCGAGAAGTACGCaaaagaagtttctcaatcttGATAGCTTGTTGAATAGCTTCTACCATAGTGAACACAGATTGGGTCATGTTGTTTTGAATCAACCTATGTAAACCTTCGATGAAACATGCCACCaattgctcttctgtttcttgTATTTCATTACGAGCAATCAGATTGTAAAACTCAGCAACATAGTCTTCTACAGGGCGAGTTCCTTGATGACAATTCTGAAGCTTGACAAACAGCTGTTGTTTGTAGTCTTGAGGTAAAAATTTATCTCGAATCAATTTATGCATACGTGTCCAAGTACGTACTAGAGGCTTAGAATATTTGATTCTATCTTCACGAATCTTTTCCCACCATGCAACAGCTCCACCTTTAAGCTTGTAAGCAACAAGTTTAACTTTCGATTTCTCAGGTACATCCATAAACTGAAAAAAAGGCttcaacttcataaaaccaatccaaAAGTTCTTCAATTCTGAAACTTCCATTGAAGGTTGGAATATCAGCCTTTAATTTATATTCTGGCAAAGAACCATAAGGGTTTGGACCAATTCTAAGGAGTCGTTCTTCAATCCACCTCTGATGTTCTTTTTCCTTCGCAGAAtcatagtcatcatcatcatcatcatcactgcaaTGTTGTAAAGCAGAATTTTATTTTTTGGCTCAGGAATAGCAGTTTCCTTTTCTTTGTTCTTGTGTGAATTCACGAAGCTTTTATCTGGTATATCCTTTGTGTAAACAAAACCAAAAGGTTTAGTAGAAGACTCAGCATCCTGGTTTGGTTGAATATGCAAGAAATCCATCAATCCAGATAAGAGTGCAGGAAGCATATCTAGCTTAGCTAATCTGCCATTAATAGTTTCAATATCAGAATAGATTTTATTGACTCTTGTCTCTAAAGGATCAACCATTGAAAGTAATCTGAAAATctaggatttttttttgtaaggtcTAGGGTTATAATTGCGGAAGCGGTTTAAAGGATCGAATCCTAGataaaaatctaagaaaagaggtctgaataccaactaatgtagaactaataagataaaagcaatgtGGAGATTGCAAAAGATACGAAGAGAATGAAAAGGATACAAAATCAGAGATTGAAGTtaacaagatgaagaaaagaagtttGCAGGAAGACGTTCTTCAAAGTTTAAGGATAATAATAATTGATGTCTAAACTTGAAACAAGACTCGACTTAAATAGGCTTAACACAGCCGACTTGACAACTAAACTAAGAAAGAAAAGAGTTTAACTAACTTAGGAAATAAGTGTATAACTAATAATGGAACTCTCAAAACAATATTAGGAAATAAGAAGAAACTAAGCTTGAGCTGTAAGGCATTGTGCATGTTTTATGGCAtcataatatgttatgtattgatactacatatgtagtatTGATATGTTGTGTATTGATATTGTTATGTATTGACTACGTACCAATATGTGTTATCTTATGTATTGATACAttaatatgttactacatattaatgTATTATGTATTGATATGTTATGCATTGATACTACAATCAATACTattatgttactacatattaatatgttatgtattgatattgttatgtattgatactacatatcagtactgttatgttatgtattgatactacatatcagttatgtattgatactgttAAGTATCAATACTGATATGATACTACATATCAGTTATGCATTGATACTGTTAATTATTGATACTTTtaagtattgatactacatatcagttAAGTATTGATACTGTTAAGTATTGATACTGTTAAGTATCAATACTGATATGATACTACATAtcagttatgtattgatactaattagatctggaagggtgttttaggcatttagaaaacacactttataatctccacaagGTTTTCGGACCAGCGAGTAAATAAtatggtccaaaaacatgtttttggaccagtgAGTAATTTTTTATGGGACTGGACTACACAGTAACCGGGTCAGGAAATAGTGGATTAACTAGTAATTCCTAGATCCAACTAAGGGCAATTCCTTTGGGAATGAACAAACCCATtcttttgttgagccaggtggatggccaatctaggtTTCCCATTATGGTAAATCATTGGGCGTTAGATAAATAAGCGTGCGATCCAGGTAAAAACGCTAGCGTTGGAAGAACCAACACTGACGTTGGAAGGACAAACGCTGGCGAGGGAAGAACCAACGCGGTGTCTCAAGATAAAACGCTGGCGTTTTTGCTACAAACGCCAACGAGTagttttttaaaattcaaaattcactttttacctctataaattaccaccatcttcaaacaattcactcacaccaaaattcacttgaattttctcttctaaaatggctgaaaaggcgatcacacttttttgcgatgcaaaacttgaagctgttgtttctaagatatgtgggagttttaaaaagattgaaaattgtaaaagggaagtgcaagttttagaagttgctccaagaaaatgttccgctaaaaggcaaagaagagctccagttttgaaagttaacaacaaaaaattcaaaaacaaaggtgaaactgtcaaagagcgcgttgaatggaaaatACGTCAAATGCAGATAAACAGGAtgccaaaacttgtacttgatttttattgaagtttttattattgtctaagtttatatcttgtaaaagaattggcagtaatatcaatgaatgaaaatgtttatattttaaaatagatttccacttcaggttaagtgaaatttattacaatttaaacttgcaaataacatcaaactacattttaataaaccacaacaaaaacatcaaactacatcaaatccagcgacattctctctgtaaagttcatagcattcaaaatgcctaaactctcttccgctttcttcggtaaacttggtctgagcgacGGTTTTCTGTAAAACCGATAAATAAAAAGTTCAGATATTTTTATGATGCAGTTGAGTCCATGAGgacaaaggtaagatactcactagttcttcgttggataatccagaattgctatgatgaaccatccacaatacttccgtataatgtttgacttccttagtgatgaatgcaattcttaattctaggctcttactgtttcttatggcttcgttccgcgatgctacaaaGTGTTCCAAcactctttcccagaaattgtcattgttcattggtctcatcatacgatgtaaccaacatcgaacaagagcaacatcttttagaattctgaaacacgcttcgtaacgaaaaggtttaccgtgagcttcctcccaatcatcaagagctgtttggatcacttcatcttcagttacaccgacggacttttctcgatcaatttccattaccagagcaacaaatggctggactgcaagcctaatagattgaaaaTGAGCACGCAATCGACGAACATCTCGGTTTCCTGTGTTTcccgtcagtgagacgaacattgaaaaacGTTCTCCCAGAAAAGAACGTCTTGATAAAGGacaccagtgattaccctatgaaagaaatatgctttgcatagagttatatcctcttcttgagtaaacttcggaccacgatttctaacagacatttctgcaaAGGGGGAGAGATTtagcaaaaaagaagaagaagaagaagaagaagatatgattttggagatgggaggaatgaaatttataggtcgagaaagaaAAGCGAGCCATTGGAAATTTTGCCGTTGGCGTTTGAAGTAAAAGCGCTGGCGGCTTTCCTTTAAGCGCCTATTTGAATTACATAGAAGTGGCGCTTGTAGTAAAACCACGCGACTTTACTAAAaccgcccgtttgaattaccaacgcctattttctattgtaaatacatcactaggttttattctaaaccaaaccaaccgatttctttctcaacatccaccatgttttctaaaggccaagcgaagcaaatattatgtgtcgaagcaaaagaggtttgtccattatgtttcatggataaccacagtcttatgcaatgtccttggatgtattcaaagtgtccccagaaaggttgttcacgcatcagaatggtgattgaatcacaaccggaaaagctcaggtatttgcaatgtcaagatcccaattgtccagaggaaccacatatgttagatgatgctatgaagattaaaaaggaagaagaataaaatgtaggatcagaatctcgcaacgacaatatttcagcgaattatcaataacacaatacaatagcgtcgcagaacaatttcaggaagaatataataaatgacgtcacctaagatcacgagaaagatgtgatagtcctgcgaaaattagagagcttgcgaagttaatatttgtaaggttgcgagaatgtcgcaaatcataccctaaaataaaggatagattagctatcacccactatgtatttccctataaatagttgttcaagttgtaaagagaggggagagatattttttgagtaagaaacaagtgaaTAGGAGAGAGAACGTCTAGGCCAGAGATCAttattgatttctttatcttttcttgtaagaatatccaaagattgattaataaaattaagagtataaacctaaaatgagttgattaataatgaaatcatatgaggggtgtagcgtgggatttcctgcaactacataatggcgctagaaacagggacttgaagatcgaaagttgaagatttttgttgagaatattcaaatcaagaaagtgattaaataaatcagtgaatcagttagaagaaagatgaatagaattaatgaagatgacaaaagattggagtgtaatatgataacaaaaacgatgattaatgaattccatgaaaacatgaaaggaagaatacataaatgaaattttgaaggaaggaaagttatggcggtagaaaatacatcacccttgaaagattgggaaaagcaaaaaattacattcatggaggcataaataccaaaagaaaatttgaaccacacatctccgttggttatcacatattacgcgaaaagagaaggagacaacgacaaaatccacaagagaatggatattgaacagaactttaatcgatacaggaagttcagtggatataatattttatcacgcattcaggggaatgggatttaaagatgaagaaatgtccagttcaacatatttttttcacggctttggaaaatccacaacaaaacctaaaggagagatagtggtacgaattccacttggagaaatcgaaacacatgtaacgttgtgcgtggtggatatggaatcaccatataatatgttattaggaagaccatggatacatacgataaaagctgtggtatcaacattgcatcaatatattaaattccccacaccaaatggaataggtgaaatcagaggagatgttgacaatgcgaaattatgtcatcaaattgaagtaaagtattatgaaggacaagcaaaaaagaaagaatttcgcagaaagttggcaaaggaagcaaagaaagaagaagaatttagagtatatatgataagggcaaaagaaggcaaaggaatacccaacgaaatttcggaagaatgagaaggacctatgaaaacaataaaagaaccaacaccaatgggagaacctaaacccagttacactgccgcagaaccaacaaaagaaataaatgttgggactatagaggaacctctaatattgagaattggaaccaaaatggatatggaagaacaagaaagaactgttaaattgttgcgagaatatatagatgttttcgcaggaagcatggatgagataccgggaatagatccatcaatgaCATGcgaacaaaaatgtgagaccatttaaacagaaaataagaaaaattgcaacaacttaccattcccaaatagaagaagaactacagaaaatgcttgaggcgggaatcataagagaagctaaatacccagaatggatagcgaatatggtcattgtcccaaataaAAACAacggaatcaggatttgcatagatttcactgatttaaacaaagcttgccccaaagatagttttccgttaccagatattcctcaaatggtggaatccgcagcgggaaatgatagggtatcatctttagatgggtacaaagggtataaccaaatccctctcgctgaagaagatcaataacatactgctttcttttcccctagaggtttatattgttacacgaaaatgccatttggtttgcgaaacgcgggagcgacataccaaagaatggtagagaaggtgttcgcaaaatggatacacaaaacattagaagtatacgtggatgacatgttagtaaagagtaaagaagctaaagaccatgtacaagacctgagggagatttttgaacaaatgcggcagtataacattaacttgaatcctgagaagtgtactattggagttgcatctggaaattttttaggctacattgtatcaaaagaaggaatacatgtTGATCCAAAAAAGGTGCAAGCATTtcatgacatgccaacaccagcaacaataaaagatgtacagaagttgaatgggattctagcttcgctggagagattcatttcgcgatcatcagacaaatgcaaatattttttcgatatactcaagaagggtgtgaaatttaaatggactgatgaatgtgaaaaagcttttcaaggaatcaaagaacatcttatgaatacaactattttacaaaaagcagaatcaggagaagaattattgatctatcttgcgacgacgtcgcatgcattaagtgttgtgttattgcgagtagacacaggagtggagaaacccatttattacattagtaaaacttttaatactgccgagaagaattactgaaagattgaaaagttaatcttagcattagtttatgcatcatttaagctccgcatatactttcaagcacacaagataaaggtattaacaaaagtaccaattgaatcagtgatggagaattctaaaagatcaggaagagtggagagatggaatgcacaagtaggacactttgatattaaatatgaaattttgtcttcaccaaaatcacaagttgttgcagatttcttggcagaatttcctttagaagaagatgaagcagtagaagaaatgatggatgtagaagaagaacatggagatccaaaagatttattaacagaaccaaatagatgggagatattggtagatggatcatcaaatggagaaggaaatggagttggaatttttttaatttatccagaaggaataaaaatgtctttttcattcagattggaatttgcatccactaataatgaaacagcatatgaagctgtgatacatgccttaaaattcgcaatagaaatgaaactagaaaatgccaggatcactagtgattcgcagctagttattcgccaaataaagggagagtatgctacaaa encodes the following:
- the LOC113312468 gene encoding uncharacterized protein LOC113312468, whose translation is MVDPLETRVNKIYSDIETINGRLAKLDMLPALLSGLMDFLHIQPNQDAESSTKPFGFVYTKDIPDKSFVNSHKNKEKETAIPEPKNKILLYNIAVMMMMMMTMILRRKKNIRGGLKNDSLELVQTLMFMDVPEKSKVKLVAYKLKGGAVAWWEKIREDRIKYSKPLVRTWTRMHKLIRDKFLPQDYKQQLFVKLQNCHQGTRPVEDYVAEFYNLIARNEIQETEEQLVACFIEGLHRLIQNNMTQSVFTMVEAIQQAIKIEKLLLRTSRLPPPRQNRYSSNYKPQQFSVNFSYSQTPLPANSSPILQHPVEISPVQQTLPKSTPIRFSNRHLQQFPPLSKLTNIYSKFRGEKCNRCQPTEHTSADCCKFNGFIGDAKHNDDSQDNEDWDNELDTGEPTEIHDAYGEHLVGIIRPLLLNQPCLSQRHSIFRAKCIIGGKVCDMIIDSGSVENYVVAHVVEKLGLSVTPHPHLYSVGWVNGSSTQRISHQCVVDFSFPGYEDSVLCDVIDMSSSHLLLGRPCRSEKEHLLHLSKVFKVLQDNTLFVSLKKCTFLSSEVTFLGYVVSDKGIHVDPSKIKAIQDYLIPTSIKDIRSFHGLASFYRRFIRNFSTIAAPITECLKQDRFVWTEEADKMLSQEGHPAAFHSKKNTDTQKKWSTYELELLALVQALKQWHTYLVRRDFVVNTDNHALKFLQTSAMINRMHDRCLSIINKYIFSVRHKSGKTNQVADALSRRVHLLASIRNESFSFDYIKYIYAEDEDFKSIWEKCGSTTNSVDDFLQEGFLFKGNRLCIPQGSLRLHLIRELHGSAWWTLWP